One stretch of Flavobacterium sp. 9 DNA includes these proteins:
- a CDS encoding DNA topoisomerase IV subunit B: MLEQNQYTEDNIRSLDWKEHIRMRPGMYIGKLGDGSSPDDGIYILLKEVLDNCIDEFVMGSGKTIEVTIKDKTVSVRDYGRGIPLGKVVDVVSKMNTGGKYDSKAFQKSVGLNGVGTKAVNALSNYFRVESVRDDKQKGAEFSAGNLVLEEDIIDTTKRKGTKVTFTPDESIFKNYKFRMEYVIKMVKNYCYLNNGLTIIFNGEKYISENGLRDLLEETINAEDLEYPIIHLKDYDIEIALTHSKTQYSEEYHSFVNGQNTTQGGTHLAAYREAIVKTIREFYNKNFEASDVRKSIVSAISIKVMEPVFESQTKTKLGSTDMGSDDGTPPVSVRTFVNDFVKNKLDNYLHKNPPTAEALLRKILQAERERKELSGIRKLATDRAKKANLHNKKLRDCRAHLPDTKNPRNLESTLFITEGDSASGSITKSRDVNTQAVFSLRGKPLNSYGMTKKIVYENEEFNLLQAALDIEDGLEKLRYNNIVIATDADVDGMHIRLLLITFFLQFFPELIKEGHLYILQTPLFRVRNKKETIYCYSDEERKDAIEKLKPKPEITRFKGLGEISPDEFKNFIGETIRLDPIMMDKNTSIEQLLSFYMGKNTPDRQEFIIKNLKVELDAVEEEV; the protein is encoded by the coding sequence ATGCTAGAGCAAAATCAATATACCGAAGATAATATTCGATCACTCGATTGGAAAGAACATATCCGTATGCGTCCCGGGATGTATATCGGAAAATTGGGAGATGGATCTTCGCCGGATGATGGTATTTATATTCTGTTAAAAGAGGTTTTAGACAACTGTATCGATGAGTTCGTAATGGGCTCTGGAAAAACTATTGAAGTGACTATCAAGGATAAAACTGTTTCTGTTCGTGATTACGGACGTGGAATTCCGTTAGGAAAAGTAGTCGATGTTGTTTCGAAAATGAATACGGGAGGAAAGTACGATTCTAAAGCTTTCCAGAAATCAGTAGGTTTAAATGGTGTCGGAACAAAAGCGGTAAATGCACTTTCGAATTATTTTAGAGTAGAATCTGTTCGTGATGATAAACAAAAAGGAGCAGAGTTTTCGGCAGGAAATTTAGTTTTAGAAGAAGATATAATCGACACTACGAAGCGAAAAGGAACAAAAGTTACTTTTACGCCGGATGAATCGATCTTCAAAAATTACAAATTCCGTATGGAATATGTAATTAAAATGGTTAAAAACTATTGTTACTTAAACAATGGTTTGACGATTATTTTTAATGGCGAAAAATATATTTCGGAAAATGGTCTTCGTGATTTATTAGAAGAAACCATAAATGCAGAAGATCTTGAATATCCAATTATTCACTTAAAAGATTACGATATTGAGATCGCTTTAACGCACAGTAAAACGCAATATAGCGAAGAATATCACTCTTTTGTCAACGGTCAGAATACAACACAAGGAGGAACGCACTTAGCGGCTTACAGAGAAGCAATTGTAAAAACCATTCGTGAGTTTTACAACAAAAATTTTGAAGCTTCTGACGTTCGTAAATCGATCGTAAGTGCGATTAGTATCAAAGTGATGGAACCGGTTTTTGAGTCTCAGACCAAAACCAAATTAGGTTCTACAGATATGGGTTCTGATGATGGAACGCCGCCAGTTTCTGTACGTACATTTGTAAACGATTTTGTAAAGAATAAATTAGATAATTATTTACATAAAAATCCTCCAACGGCCGAAGCTTTATTGCGTAAAATTCTACAAGCTGAACGTGAGCGTAAAGAATTATCAGGAATTAGAAAATTAGCGACAGATCGTGCTAAGAAAGCCAATCTTCATAATAAAAAATTAAGAGATTGTCGTGCGCATCTTCCAGATACAAAGAATCCTAGAAACTTAGAAAGTACCCTTTTTATTACCGAGGGAGATTCGGCTTCCGGATCAATTACAAAGTCGCGTGATGTGAATACTCAAGCAGTTTTCAGTTTACGTGGTAAACCTCTGAATTCCTATGGAATGACAAAGAAAATTGTGTATGAAAACGAAGAATTCAATTTATTGCAAGCGGCTTTAGATATCGAAGACGGATTGGAAAAATTACGTTATAATAATATCGTAATCGCAACCGATGCCGATGTCGATGGTATGCATATTCGTTTGTTATTGATTACGTTTTTCCTTCAGTTTTTCCCTGAGTTAATCAAAGAAGGACATTTATATATCTTGCAAACACCGCTTTTCAGGGTTCGAAATAAAAAAGAAACCATCTATTGTTATTCAGATGAAGAAAGAAAAGATGCGATCGAGAAACTAAAACCAAAACCGGAAATCACCCGATTTAAAGGTTTGGGAGAGATTTCGCCAGATGAGTTCAAAAACTTTATTGGAGAAACGATTCGACTTGACCCAATTATGATGGATAAAAACACTTCGATTGAGCAATTATTGTCTTTCTATATGGGGAAAAATACTCCGGACAGACAAGAATTTATTATCAAGAATTTGAAGGTTGAATTGGATGCAGTTGAGGAGGAAGTTTAA